The Electrophorus electricus isolate fEleEle1 chromosome 19, fEleEle1.pri, whole genome shotgun sequence genome has a segment encoding these proteins:
- the LOC118240087 gene encoding Fc receptor-like protein 5 — protein sequence MSLSFEAKPTPVVRVSAHYIVFSGDTVTLSCELQSTGWQFLWSKDSEEFKSDNSSVEGIKTIHPVQLSDGGQYRCRAQRGNPPYYTGYSNPVTVTASALPRATLTLETNWSPVFTEESVTLKCEIESYSNWRYQWYKGRSKTAVHQNETNTFTIRSPAEKDQYWCRGQRDQRPTSSQDSNSVTLTVKDISPQAVLSVSPQIWLTEGDSVSLSCEVRNSSTGWTFSWYRAVPHVELLSGSSSGTGGSYTLSPAALHHTGVYVCRAERGEPAYQTQYSNTQPLWITGLSPAVSLIISPSRTQHFSGDSLSLSCEGQSDSTGWRVRRYTHSGNVSDCSSDWGLDTGSTCTIRYLYTTHTGVYWCQSESGGNSNPVNITVHNGNVILESAVHHLTEGDSLTLRCLDRNTNTSYLQASFYKGGSHLYNQTTGEMTIHTVSQSDEGLYSCKHPERGESPHSWVSVRGTPFSILRLLSSLMAASPYLLVSIVLGVKCYRV from the exons ATGAGTCTCTCTTTTGAAG CCAAACCCACACCAGTTGTGCGTGTAAGTGCGCATTACATTGTGTTCTCTGGAGACACAGTTACTCTGAGCTGTGAGCTACAGTCTACTGGATGGCAGTTTCTCTGGTCCAAAGACTCAGAGGAGTTCAAGTCTGACAACAGCAGTGTAGAAGGTATTAAAACCATCCACCCTGTTCAGCTCTCTGATGGAGGACAGTACAGGTGTAGGGCACAGAGAGGGAACCCCCCCTACTACACAGGCTACAGTAACCCTGTCACGGTGACAGCCAGTG CTCTACCCAGAGCTACACTGACTTTAGAGACTAACTggagtcctgtgttcactgaAGAGTctgtcactctgaagtgtgaaataGAGTCGTACAGTAACTGGAGGTATCAGTGGTATAAAGGCCGCAGTAAGACTGCAGTCCATCAGAATGAGACAAACACCTTCACCATCAGATCACCAGCAGAGAAGGATCAGTACTGGTGTAGAGGACAGAGAGATCAAAGACCCACATCATCACAGGACAGCAATTCTGTTACTCTAACAGTGAAAG ATATTTCACCACAggcagtactgagtgtgtctCCACAGATCTGGCTGACTGAAGGAGACTCAGTGAGTCTAAGCTGTGAGGTCAGAAactcctctacaggctggacattcagctggtaCAGAGCTGTTCCCCATGTTGAGCTCCTCtcaggcagcagcagtggaactggaggctcctacactctcagtcctgctgctctacatcacacaggagtttatgtgtgcagagcagagagaggagaaccagcctatcagacacagtacagcaacactcagccactatggatcactg GTTTGTCCCCTGCAGTGTCTCTgatcatcagtcccagcagaactcaacactttagtggtgactctctctcactgagctgtgagggacagagtgactctactggatggagagtgagaagatacacacacagtgggaatgTGTCAGATTGTTCATCAGACTGGGGATTAGATACAGGATCAACATGCACCATCAGATacctctacacaacacacactggagtgtactggtgtcagtctgaatctggagggaACAGCAATCCTGTTAAtatcacagtgcaca ATGGTAATGTGATTCTGGAGAGTGCAGTCCATCATCTGACTGAGGGAGATTCTCTCACGCTTCGTTGTTTGGATCGTAACACCAACACTTCATACCTCCAAGCCAGTTTCTATAAAGGTGGATCACATCTCTATAACCAGACTACAGGAGAAATGACCATTCATACTGTCTCACAGTCAGATGAGGGTCTCTACTCCtgtaaacacccagagagaggagagtcaccACATAGCTGGGTCTCAGTCAGAG gaaccCCATTCTCCATCCTCAGACTGCTCAGTAGTCTAATGGCAGCCTCTCCATATCTGCTAGTGTCCATTGTGCTGGGGGTCAAATGCTACAGAGTATGA